A DNA window from Legionella sp. MW5194 contains the following coding sequences:
- a CDS encoding VOC family protein: MNAIFHLAFPVHDFNQAKRFYQQQLGFELGRESAHALIFKFGSHQIVGHKVDEPLPLQAGIYPRHFGLIFLERMEFDHFVGRLKRQEVPYEIPPKIRFAGTTIEHHSFFLRDPSNNLLEFKHYTYPAAIFAEKDVHQVGESP, translated from the coding sequence ATGAATGCTATTTTTCACCTCGCTTTCCCCGTTCATGATTTCAACCAGGCTAAACGTTTTTATCAGCAGCAACTGGGTTTTGAGTTAGGGAGGGAATCAGCCCATGCACTCATTTTTAAATTCGGCAGCCATCAGATTGTCGGGCATAAAGTAGATGAACCACTGCCACTGCAAGCAGGGATTTACCCGCGACATTTTGGTTTGATTTTTCTCGAGAGAATGGAATTTGATCACTTTGTCGGGCGCTTGAAACGGCAGGAGGTTCCATACGAGATTCCGCCCAAGATCCGCTTTGCAGGCACCACAATTGAGCATCACTCTTTTTTCCTTAGGGATCCCAGTAACAATTTATTGGAGTTTAAACATTACACTTACCCTGCCGCGATTTTTGCAGAAAAGGATGTTCATCAGGTTGGGGAAAGCCCATAA